NNNNNNNNNNNNNNNNNNNNNNNNNNNNNNNNNNNNNNNNNNNNNNNNNNNNNNNNNNNNNNNNNNNNNNNNNNNNNNNNNNNNNNNNNNNNNNNNNNNNNNNNNNNNNNNNNNNNNNNNNNNNNNNNNNNNNNNNNNNNNNNNNNNNNNNNNNNNNNNNNNNNNNNNNNNNNNNNNNNNNNNNNNNNNNNNNNNNNNNNNNNNNNNNNNNNNNNNNNNNNNNNNNNNNNNNNNNNNNNNNNNNNNNNNNNNNNNNNNNNNNNNNNNNNNNNNNNNNNNNNNNNNNNNNNNNNNNNNNNNNNNNNNNNNNNNNNNNNNNNNNNNNNNNNNNNNNNNNNNNNNNNNNNNNNNNNNNNNNNNNNNNNNNNNNNNNNNNNNNNNNNNNNNNNNNNNNNNNNNNNNNNNNNNNNNNNNNNNNNNNNNNNNNNNNNNNNNNNNNNNNNNNNNNNNNNNNNNNNNNNNNNNNNNNNNNNNNNNNNNNNNNNNNAGAGGAGGAGCCTGAGATTGATGCAACATCGTATCGAAGCACCATAGGATGCTTAAGAGAGAGTCATAGAGAAGCAGTGAAGCATCTATACTCACGTTCTGATGCAACATCGTATCGAAGAAATGCGATGCACCTATTAACGGTCTATGGAAGTTCATCGGAGTTCAAAAGATCAACATACCCGAGATTCGAGTTGGAATTAAGGGGGAGAATGTTGGATAATTCCAATTAACTTAAGGAGCAAGTTAACTCATTAAAGTGAAGTTTGATAGGTTAAGGAAAAAGGAAAACATATCGAGCTTAGGAATGTTTCCATATTATTATTAGGAAAAAATGTAGCTTCTTCCTATATAAATAGTTCTCATGGAGAGATGTTCCATCAAAAGAAACACATTGAAATGTTTAGTTTTGAGAGAGTTTCTAAATCTAATAAGAAGAGAAGTTCTTATAATCTTTGTGTTTGTGCAACTTTAATGATCATTTAGCAAAAAAAAAACGTAGGTTCATGACTGTAATTTATTCCATTTGGTTAATGGTTAATTTATGTACCCAAAATGTTACATGTTCTGTATAGAAACAACTATGCTTTTTAAGAAACAGGACAAAAAAATATTGAAATAGACCATAACTTCGATCAACTAAATTTTCTCGATAACGAGATTTAACCTATATGATTTCTAGTGATCGCAATATTCAAACGACTACAAATTTATAAAACATGTAGAACATTTGGTAGACACTGTTTAACTTGTGCCAATCCTTTGACTGTCGGTTTTCCTATATGTCAAAAAGTTTGGGAAATAAATGTAATTTTAGTTTCTAAAACCGTTATATAAACCATCTCCCATTCCACTCAAAAACAATCATCTCATAAACAGTCGTCTAGCTATCAAAGTACCAAACATGGCGGGCTACAACCTCGAAGCTATCGAAGCCGCACCGTTAAAGGAAGATGTCGATATTGTGATCCCAACGATCAGGAGCCTTGACTTTCTTGAACAATGGAGGCCATTTCTCAAGCATTACCATTTAATCATTGTCCAGGATGGAGACCCTTCGATCAATATCCGAGTTCCAGAGGGTTATGACTATGAGCTGTACAACCGTAACGATATTAACAGGATCCTTGGTCCTAGAGCTAATTGTATTTCCTACAAGGATGGTGGATGTCGTTGCTTCGGCTTCATGGTTTCCAAGAAGAAGTATATCTACACCATTGATGATGATTGCTTTGTAAGTCTCTTTTGCTATCCGCTCGTTATGCATAAAGTTTATATTCACATTTCTCAACTCAATGAAATCATTGAAACAAAAAAGGTGGCAAATGATCCAAGTGGGAAAGAAATCAATGTGATAGCTCAACACATAAAGAACCTTGAGACACCTTCAACACCACACTACTTCAACACTCTCTATGACCCTTTTAGAGATGGAACTGACTTTGTGAGAGGATACCCTTTCAGTTTGAGGGAAGGTGTCACAACCGCCATCTCTCATGGCCTTTGGCTCAACATCCCTGATTACGATGCCCCGACCCAGCTCGTGAAGCCTCGTGAACGAAACATCAGGTCATAATATACAAATCAAGATCCTTGATTTTTTGTAGTTTTGGTTAATGTCCAAAAATATTTCCATTCAGTTTGATTATTTTGGTATATGAGTCTATGACGTATTTATAACCTGGATATAAACTCTACAATAGTCCTTGCAGGTATGTTGATGCAGTGATGACAATCCCAAAAGGTGTATTGTACCCAATGTGTGGCATGAATCTTGCTTTCAATAGAGAGCTTATTGGACCTGCTATGTACTTCGGCCTTATGGGTGAAGGCCAGCCCATTTCCCGGTACGATGACATGTGGGCTGGTTGGGCAGCTAAAGTGGTGTGTGACCACTTGGGCTTTGGGGTCAAAACCGGTCTGCCGTATGTGTGGCATAGCAAAGCGAGTAACCCGTTCGTGAACCTAAAGAAAGAGCACAAGGGACTTCATTGGCAAGAAGATATGGTTCCTTTCTTCCAAAATCTTCGTCTCTCCAAAGAATCTGACACTGCCGCTAAATGCTATATGGAGTTGTCCAACATGACAAAGGAGAAGCTTACTGAAGTTGATCCTTACTTTGAGAAGTTGGCTGATGCAATGGTCGCTTGGATTGAGGCGTGGGAGGAGCTTAACCCGCCAGTTGATGGAAAAGATGTCAAGGCCAGGTGATAAAGAATTGAAGATGATGAGTGATGCCTGCTGTGTTACTGCATGAATAAGTACGTTTAAGTTTGTTACTGTATGGTCTTTTATTTATTTATTTTCGTTTTGGAAGTGTGCTTCGTACAATAAGTTGTGTAATTGTTCTTTTTGTGATTTGTCAAAGAATACTCTGTGTGATTGTTGTGTTTACTTTGCTCGACATACTGCGTGCTACTTTAAATTACATGGACGAATTCGTTAGTTTAGTCGTACTCCCACAAACATTTATTCTATCAAACGGAAGATTGTTTTTGTGAAAACCGGACCCAACATAGCTGAAAGGGCCTAAACAAAATGTATTTCAATGAAGTTGGATTCCATGACCTATTTCACAAAAATCCACCAATATAAAGCAAACCTACAAGAGGGAAGGGAAGAATGAGGGTTGAGCATTTCCATAAAAC
The DNA window shown above is from Brassica oleracea var. oleracea cultivar TO1000 chromosome C3, BOL, whole genome shotgun sequence and carries:
- the LOC106332455 gene encoding probable UDP-arabinopyranose mutase 4 isoform X1, with protein sequence MAGYNLEAIEAAPLKEDVDIVIPTIRSLDFLEQWRPFLKHYHLIIVQDGDPSINIRVPEGYDYELYNRNDINRILGPRANCISYKDGGCRCFGFMVSKKKYIYTIDDDCFVANDPSGKEINVIAQHIKNLETPSTPHYFNTLYDPFRDGTDFVRGYPFSLREGVTTAISHGLWLNIPDYDAPTQLVKPRERNISPCRYVDAVMTIPKGVLYPMCGMNLAFNRELIGPAMYFGLMGEGQPISRYDDMWAGWAAKVVCDHLGFGVKTGLPYVWHSKASNPFVNLKKEHKGLHWQEDMVPFFQNLRLSKESDTAAKCYMELSNMTKEKLTEVDPYFEKLADAMVAWIEAWEELNPPVDGKDVKAR
- the LOC106332455 gene encoding probable UDP-arabinopyranose mutase 4 isoform X2, whose translation is MAGYNLEAIEAAPLKEDVDIVIPTIRSLDFLEQWRPFLKHYHLIIVQDGDPSINIRVPEGYDYELYNRNDINRILGPRANCISYKDGGCRCFGFMVSKKKYIYTIDDDCFVANDPSGKEINVIAQHIKNLETPSTPHYFNTLYDPFRDGTDFVRGYPFSLREGVTTAISHGLWLNIPDYDAPTQLVKPRERNIRYVDAVMTIPKGVLYPMCGMNLAFNRELIGPAMYFGLMGEGQPISRYDDMWAGWAAKVVCDHLGFGVKTGLPYVWHSKASNPFVNLKKEHKGLHWQEDMVPFFQNLRLSKESDTAAKCYMELSNMTKEKLTEVDPYFEKLADAMVAWIEAWEELNPPVDGKDVKAR